Below is a genomic region from Saccharomyces eubayanus strain FM1318 chromosome XV, whole genome shotgun sequence.
agtatATGGGTTTGAGATGAAATTTAGGCGGAGGGGTAGTAAAGGGGCGGAGGGAgctggaaaaaataaaaaaaaaaaaaaaaaagatgagaTAGCAGCCgtaaaaatcaaaatagTAAGACGACCGATTAGATCAGCTAGATAgtatatttaaaaaaagacgaGGCAGTTTTCTGAGCATTCAAGTGKAGRTCKGKGGGCGCAATGAATGAGGATAGCGACAGGGCTCAGTTGAAAGCCAGACTGTGGGTCCACGTAGAGACACGACTACAACAGGCTCTGTGCTCCCAGGATGCCAAATACACACCGAGATTCATCAACTCTTTGTTAGAACTAGCGTATTTACAGCTAGGGGAGATGGGGAGCGACTTACAGGCATTCGCGGAGCACGCTGGCCGAGATGTGGTCGACAGGAGCGATCTGATGCTGTACCTGAGGAAGCAGCCGGAATTGCAAGAGCAAGTTCAACAAGACGAGAAAACCAGAACTACTTGACAgatgtttctttttttgtaaaaacCTAAGAGTCACTTTAAAATTTGTATAAACTAATTTTATAACTTatttaataataaaaaatcataaatCATAAGAAATTTGCTTATTTAGAAGTGTCAACAACGTATCTACCGACGATTTGACCCTTTTCCATCTTTTCGTAAATTTCTGGCAAGGTAGACAAACCGACAACCTTGATTGGAGACTTGACCAAACCTCTGGCGAAGAAGTCCAAAGCTTCTCTGGTGTCAGCTCTGTTACCGACGTAAGAACCGACAATGGAGATGGACTTGACGACTTGGTTGAAGACATCAGAACAACACTTAGCACCGGCTGGCATACCGACCAAAACGGTGGTACCGTTAGCTCTACAGTATCTGGTAGAAGCTTCGATGGCGGCTTCGGAAACGGAAACGTTGATGATACCGTGAGCACCACCGTCAGTGGCCTTGATGACGGCACCGACAATGTCCTTTTCAGTAGTGAAATCGATGAAAACTTCACCACCAATGGATCTGAATAATTCTTCCTTACCTTCACCACCGTCAATACCGACGACTCTGTAACCCATGGCCTTGGCGTATTGGACAGCCAAAGAACCTAGACCACCAGCAGCACCGGAAATGGCAACCCATTGGCCGGCAGACAAGTTAGCGGACTTCAAAGCCTTGTAGACAGTGATACCAGCACACAAGACTGGAGCACATTCAGCCAAGTCAGTACCCTTTGGAATGTGAGCGGCTTGGACGGAGTCAGCGGTAGCGTATTGTTGGAAAGAACCGTCGTGGGTGTAACCAGACAAGTCAGCGTGAGGACAGTTGGATTCGTTACCCAATTCACAGTATTCACAGGCCATACAAGAACCGTTCAACCACTTAATACCGGCGTAGTCACCGATGTTCCAGCCCTTGACGTTTTCACCCATGGCGACAACGACACCGGCACCTTCGTGACCACCAACTAATGGTAGCTTGACTGGCAAAGGCCAGTCACCGTGCCAAGCGTGCAAGTCAGTGTGACAGACACCGGAGTACTTGACGTTGATCAACAATTCGTTGGCCTTTGGGGTTGGGACTGGAATATCTTTGTATTCCAACTTACCGTGGGATTCGTAGAAGATAACACctttttgagtttttggGATAGACATTGTATATGAGATAGTTGATTGTATGCTTGGTACAATATAAGAGACAGGAAATGAATAAGAATTAAGAGAGGAAATACTaacaagaaatgaaaaccaTAACAATGGCCGGTGTATTTATACTTGATTGTAAGAAGGTGGcagtttaattttttttttagtgtttttttttttttggctgATCCAAGCTAAGCTGTTCTCTCTTCCTGGCCTTTGTGTGAGTAGTGAGGTGAGTAAATGAAAGTGAGTGAAGACGAAGTTTCGTGTGTTTCGAGCGAAGCATCTACCCCCTCATCCGCTCTCGAAGAACGACATCTGTTGGTGCTGCGTGTgtctgaattttttttttctttccactTTCCAAGGTGTTACCATCACAATGGCGAGACAACAACCAGCATGCGCCTATTATTGTAGAGTGCCAGCGTAGCTCGTCCAAAACGCCTCACGGGTAACGCCTCTCGCGAGAGGCATCCCGGTGCGTGGGTTGCGGCATCCACAAAAAGCAAACAGGAAGCCCGTTCGGGCACCCACAAAACCCGGGATTTCCCACCGCGCGCAGCGGGGTAACGCTTCTGGTCCTCAAACGGACGAAGAATGTCCGTATTGTATGTGTTGAACAGTACTATCCCTgatacaagaaaaaaaacatgaaTAATTAGCAATGAACTAGCTACCTCCGGTCGATACGACCATGGTACTTATACGTTGGCGACTGCCCAACACACACACACTCTCTCTCTGTCTACTCTCACGGTTACGCATACCCCAACACCTTCAAGGTCACGCTGCTTGGCAATTTAGAATCCCCTTTTCTCCGGCGAACCTAACTTAAATAATGATATTGCTATTGCGTAAACGCCCACCCCTACCCGCCCCTTGGCGCAGGGGACAACGACcgagagaaagaaagaaaacggACGGGcgaagaaatggaagaactgcaagaatttttggaagCATTCTGCCGGGCTCAGCCCCACGCCCCAGCGTTAACGCCGGGGTGGCACAAACGCGGCTCCGGCGCGGAGTCAGCGTGATTGTGGCGCATTGTCTACGCTTCCCTTCTTcgagtttgtttttttttttttttttttggctctGACGTGTTATGTGGTTGCCTTCTGTTTTTCGGGCTTCTTTCCGTCCGTTTATGTCTCCTCTCGTTCTTGGTTGCCCCTCAGTTGTACAACcctcttctcttcttgtctCTTTTCACCTCTTTTTCTAAGGAATACATAGGTACGTCGatcttttttgtctttgcAGTCGCCAGTCGATGGTATATATAGCGCGTATTCGGCCGCCCCCTTGTCTTGAGTGAGTAGCCTTTCGTTCCTCTCTTGCTCAGCAAACAAGCGTATTATTCAAAACCGACAGCTCACACTTACCATCATGGCTGATAGTACTCCAAAAGCATCGTCGACTTCGGCGTTTGTTACGGCGCTGATTTTCAACGGCATCGTCGCTATTATATTCGTGTGGCTTTTTATATTATTGCGGCCCAAAAACAGAAGGGTCTACGAGCCGCGGTCCCTTAAAGACGTGCAGACCATCCCGGAGGAAGAACGGACAGAGCCTGTGCCCGCCGGGTACATGGAGTGGGTTCATTACTTGCTCTCCAAGCCACATTCGTTCTTGATCCAGCATACCAGCGTGGACGGGTACTTTCTGCTGCGGTACATCGGGATCGTCGGGTCGGTTTCGTTTGTGGCGTGCGTGTGTATTCTGCCCATTCTGCTGCCCGTGAACGCGACCAACGGTAACAACATGGAGGGTTTCGATCTGCTTTCGTTTTCGAACGTCACGAACAAGAACCGGTTCTACGCGCACGTTTTCCTGTCGTGGCTCTTTTTCGGGCTGGTCATCTACGTTATCTACAAGGAGCTGTACTACTACGTTGTATTCAGACATGCGATGCAGACCACGCCGCTCTACGACGGGTTGCTTTCCTCTCGGACGGTCATCATCACCGAGCTGGATAAGGACATTGCGCAGGAAGGTGAGATGCAGATGCGTTTCCCCAAGGCGTCCAACGTGGTGTTTGCGTACGAACTTTCGGACCTGGAGAAACTGTGCCAGGAGAGAGCCAAGAACGCGGCCAAGTACGAGGCCGCGTTGAACAAGGTCCTGAACAAGTGCATGAAAATGACCACCAACAAGACGCAGGAGCAGCTGGACAAGCTGTACAATAACGGCACCAAGCCCAAGGACGACTTGGAGACCTACGTTCCACACAAGAAACGGCCCAAGCACCGTTTGGGCAAGTTGCCGCTCTGTCTGGGCGGCAAAAAAGTCAGCACGCTTTCCTACTCTAGTAAGAGGGTCGGTGAACTGAACGAAGAAATCCACGAAAAGCAGGCCGACTGGGCCAGTAACGACAGGCTCCCCGCGTGCTTCATCCAGTTCGACTCCCAATTGGAAGCGCAGAGGTGTTTCCAATCCGCGGACGCCATTTTGGGCACGAAGCATTTTGGTAAGCGCCTCATCGGTTACTCCCCCGAAGACATCAATTGGGAGGCCATGAGTCTCACTTCCAAAGAGAGGCACTCCAAGAGGACTTTGGCTAACGCCATTCTGGTCTTGTTGATTATCTTCTGGGCCATCCCCGTCGCCGTCGTCGGGTGTATTTCCAACGTTAACTATCTTACCGAGAAAGTTCATTTCTTACGTTTCATCAACAACATGCCCGATGTTCTGATGGGTATTATCACCGGTTTGGCGCCCTCTATTGCGCTGGCCATCCTGATGTCGCTGGTTCCGCccatcatcatcaagcTCGGGAAACTGAGCGGTTGTGTCACTGCGCAGGACTCAGATCTGTATTGTCAGGCCTGGTACTACGCATTCCAAGTCATTCAAGTCTTTTTGATCACCACCGCCACCTCCTCCGCGTCCTCCACCGTTGATGCGATCATCAAGAATCCAAGCTCTGCGATGACGCTACTGGCAAGTAACCTGCCCAAGTCGTCCAATTTCTACATCACGTATTTCCTACTGCAAGGTTTGACAGTGCCCTCTGGTATACTTTTCCAAGTGGTCAATTTGGTGTTGAGCAAAATATTGGGCAGATTCCTTGACTCTACCCCTAGACAGAAATGGAACCGTTACAACATTCTGGGCACCCCCAAATTGGGTGTCATATACCCCACCATCGAGGTCCTTGTGTGCATCTACATTTGTTACTCGATCATCGCTCCTATTCTGCTGTTTTTCAGTACCTTTACGATGATTCTTCTGTATGTGGCGTACTTGTACAACTTGAACTACGTTCTAGGGTTCTCGTTCGATCTTAAGGGTCGCAATTACCCAAGAGCCCTTTTCCAGATCTTTGTCGGTCTCTACCTAAGTGAAATATGTTTGCTTGGTTTGTTCATCATGGCCAAGACCTGGGGTCCTCTGGTCTTGGAAGTGGTCTGCATCGTCGTTACCGCCCTGGCTCACATCCAcatgaaaaggaaatttttGCCATTGATTGACGTGGTCCCCCTGAGCGCCATTAGATACGCGAGAGGTGAATCCGGCTACGCCTACCCCTCCTCGGATTTGGGTGCTCaagaagtgaaaaatatcgCTGATGAAATGAGGAACGATTACGAGAACGATGACACTCATGGTATTTTGTCACCCGCTACCAAGGatgacttgaaaaaggcCAATCTACTACCTGAGGATGACAACAATTCAGAGAACAGTGCTCCAAGTAATCCGTTCGAATCTGGttctgaagaaagaagtgAACACAACTCATCTTCCAGATTCAACGGGGAAGCCGACTCCgtcaacaagaaaaagaacgaTCCCATCATCAAAAAGTCAAACactatttcttcttccaccaAAGACAAGGATAATAACGGGATCGGAAATGAGTCGACTTTTGTTCCagaagacgaaaaattcCGTAAGTTCCAATACAGTGATGTGGAGGCTCTAAGAAACAACCGTCCAtatgacgacgacgatcAAAGCCGTCATGGACCCGAAGGGGCTGTGCCAGTCAATGCAGATGCGGGTGTTATTTACGGCAACGCAGGTGCCGTGATGAAGGAGCCTCAGGCATTCCCACCAGATGTCTTGGAAACTAACACATGGTCGCAGAGAATTGCACTATTTTTCAATCCAAGGAAGTCGTATCCGTTTGACGAGGTCAGAACGAGGCTCCCACATGTTTTCAACACTAGTATCGAATACGATGAAGAGTATTTGAACACCGCATACACCGATCCTTGTGTTAGAGAAAAGGATCCTATTGTGTGGTGTTGCAAGGACCCATTAGGTGTTTCCAAGCAACAGATTCAAGAAGCCGGATCCGAAGGCTTGGATGTGAGAGACGACTTTACAAGATATGATGAAAAAGGTAAGGCCATGTTCACTTACAATCCTCCTGACTATGAGCCTGAAGCCAAGAAGTAATGGCACCATACTGGTCTTCTGCATACATAATTCCTTAATATTCGTTTACATTTTTAATCTAGTTTAATTTAAAATTTAATATCTCCTCTATGCTAATACTATTATATGTCTAGCTATGTTATAACTTGATGAGTGTATTCGTCGAACCGGTATGCGCccttaaaaaataaaaacgaatcaaataaaaataaaaaagaggGGAAAGCCCAATAAGAATTGTTACTTGAATATACTACCGAGTGATTTTGGACAAATgagaaaaccaaaagcCGGTTCTAAAACACATTATCGATACCTTATAATTTTACTCACGTATCTCAAAACAATCACATCCGCTAGATGAGAATTTTAGTAGAAACGAAAACGTTCGAGTTCGCTGTTATCGACCAATACAACAAATCAACTTACTCGGCAGCAAATACAAAGGCCAAAACAATCAAGAGCTGTATTGATAAATTTATCGACCAGTTTAATTTATATGATGAGCAGCATGTATTTTGGCAACCAgccgaaaaaaagaacgcTCGATTGCTAATAAATAACAATGACTACGGTCAGTTAGGGACCATCCTACATCGCCAAGTAAAATGCAACATTATCGTTGGCGAAGAAGCACTAAAGAAGTATGGGTTGACCGTATGCGCGCCTTACGATGATTTTTCAGATGTTGCTCCCAGTGAGATAAAGGCTGTGGAGAGTGACAGTGTCACCATGTCACGCAAATGCTTAAATGCTATAACTCAGCAACTTTCCATACTCGAAGAATCTTTAAACAAGACACAAAATCAGGAAGCTGGGCCAAGCGAAGTACACGGAAGGAAGTGCGTTGTGTTACCTGACGATGATTTTGAACTCATGGAGTTTTTCTCTCATCTAAAAACTAATGCGCAATTACGAGATGTTCACGAAGCTTATAAGGCATATGAGAAGCTTCTAAGGAAATTTGATGGCCGAAAGGAGCGAGTGGATGAATTTCTAAAAGACAGTACCCCATTGCCCGAGGCTGAAGATGCGAAACAGGTAACTCTATCTGAGGCGGCGGAAGTAGACAATAAAGGGCCAGGAAATCCAAACGATCGCACGTTGC
It encodes:
- the MHF1 gene encoding Mhf1p gives rise to the protein MNEDSDRAQLKARLWVHVETRLQQALCSQDAKYTPRFINSLLELAYLQLGEMGSDLQAFAEHAGRDVVDRSDLMLYLRKQPELQEQVQQDEKTRTT
- the ADH1 gene encoding alcohol dehydrogenase ADH1, with protein sequence MSIPKTQKGVIFYESHGKLEYKDIPVPTPKANELLINVKYSGVCHTDLHAWHGDWPLPVKLPLVGGHEGAGVVVAMGENVKGWNIGDYAGIKWLNGSCMACEYCELGNESNCPHADLSGYTHDGSFQQYATADSVQAAHIPKGTDLAECAPVLCAGITVYKALKSANLSAGQWVAISGAAGGLGSLAVQYAKAMGYRVVGIDGGEGKEELFRSIGGEVFIDFTTEKDIVGAVIKATDGGAHGIINVSVSEAAIEASTRYCRANGTTVLVGMPAGAKCCSDVFNQVVKSISIVGSYVGNRADTREALDFFARGLVKSPIKVVGLSTLPEIYEKMEKGQIVGRYVVDTSK
- the PHM7 gene encoding Phm7p; translation: MADSTPKASSTSAFVTALIFNGIVAIIFVWLFILLRPKNRRVYEPRSLKDVQTIPEEERTEPVPAGYMEWVHYLLSKPHSFLIQHTSVDGYFLLRYIGIVGSVSFVACVCILPILLPVNATNGNNMEGFDLLSFSNVTNKNRFYAHVFLSWLFFGLVIYVIYKELYYYVVFRHAMQTTPLYDGLLSSRTVIITELDKDIAQEGEMQMRFPKASNVVFAYELSDLEKLCQERAKNAAKYEAALNKVLNKCMKMTTNKTQEQLDKLYNNGTKPKDDLETYVPHKKRPKHRLGKLPLCLGGKKVSTLSYSSKRVGELNEEIHEKQADWASNDRLPACFIQFDSQLEAQRCFQSADAILGTKHFGKRLIGYSPEDINWEAMSLTSKERHSKRTLANAILVLLIIFWAIPVAVVGCISNVNYLTEKVHFLRFINNMPDVLMGIITGLAPSIALAILMSLVPPIIIKLGKLSGCVTAQDSDLYCQAWYYAFQVIQVFLITTATSSASSTVDAIIKNPSSAMTLLASNLPKSSNFYITYFLLQGLTVPSGILFQVVNLVLSKILGRFLDSTPRQKWNRYNILGTPKLGVIYPTIEVLVCIYICYSIIAPILLFFSTFTMILLYVAYLYNLNYVLGFSFDLKGRNYPRALFQIFVGLYLSEICLLGLFIMAKTWGPLVLEVVCIVVTALAHIHMKRKFLPLIDVVPLSAIRYARGESGYAYPSSDLGAQEVKNIADEMRNDYENDDTHGILSPATKDDLKKANLLPEDDNNSENSAPSNPFESGSEERSEHNSSSRFNGEADSVNKKKNDPIIKKSNTISSSTKDKDNNGIGNESTFVPEDEKFRKFQYSDVEALRNNRPYDDDDQSRHGPEGAVPVNADAGVIYGNAGAVMKEPQAFPPDVLETNTWSQRIALFFNPRKSYPFDEVRTRLPHVFNTSIEYDEEYLNTAYTDPCVREKDPIVWCCKDPLGVSKQQIQEAGSEGLDVRDDFTRYDEKGKAMFTYNPPDYEPEAKK
- the ATG34 gene encoding Atg34p gives rise to the protein MRILVETKTFEFAVIDQYNKSTYSAANTKAKTIKSCIDKFIDQFNLYDEQHVFWQPAEKKNARLLINNNDYGQLGTILHRQVKCNIIVGEEALKKYGLTVCAPYDDFSDVAPSEIKAVESDSVTMSRKCLNAITQQLSILEESLNKTQNQEAGPSEVHGRKCVVLPDDDFELMEFFSHLKTNAQLRDVHEAYKAYEKLLRKFDGRKERVDEFLKDSTPLPEAEDAKQVTLSEAAEVDNKGPGNPNDRTLHVEVGHEDNSLHFTIYNNTTSTVPGNCTFEFSNSASEVFSVQMGPHEIGMDGRKELWHFPALPTPLIGFSVNIINIAGEIIFSGKCTDSGEAILELSPSIHTVGSFHTLQDPNNVFRVDAFSSFDESSIMSTSFSDEEDNSGVSLERAFTWEEI